The Rhizobium leguminosarum region AGGCCATGTCGCAGATGCCCCAGGCTTTGGCTCGGCTCAAATTATCGCGGCTGGCATAGCCGCCGTCGGCCGCCGCCTGACGCGGCGCCTCGCCCCAGATGCCGATGTGGCGTTCCAGCATCGGCAGCAAGCGCTCGCTGTCGGCCGGGTTGCCGGTTTCGACGACGAGGTCGAGGATCAGCCCGCTTGTGCCGGTGGTCAAATTGATCTTATGGCCATACTCGACGTCGCGGCTGCCTTTGACGATGATGTCGGCATGCGGCTCGAACAAACTGACCAGCTTGTCGCCAGCCGGCACCGCCTCGCCGGCCAGGACCCGCCGCTCGGTCTGGGCGATGATCCGTTCGATCAGCGGCTTATAGTGGCGGAGTTGGGCCTGCCAGAGTTCGACCGCCGGGCCCGCCGCCAAGGGCAGTTGCGCCGCCGCCTGTTCGAGATAGCTCAAGGTGGTGCGCGTGATCCTGAGCAGCGCGCGATAGTGCTGAACTCGTTTCGGACGACCGCGGGTAAATTGGATCGCCCGGGATCGCTTCTTCGCCGCGCGGCAGTGATCGTGCCATGAGATGGCGCTGCCCAAGGAAGCCGCCTGCTGCAACAGCCGCACCATCACCCGCACGCAGTCCCACAAAAGACTACTGTCGCTCGGTTCGTGCATCAGCGCCGAAGTGACGGTGCTGTCGATGCGCACGACCTTGCCGCGTTCCACCTTGTCCTGCCGGGCGCTCGTCAACAGCACGCGATTGATCGCTTCAAAGGTCCCGGCCCGGATCGCGCTGATCGTCTTGTGCAAGACCGACTTCTTCGGGTTCCACCCCCACGGCAGCCGGGCAAAGGCCCGGAACGAGGCGGAATCTTCCAGATGAAAGGCCAACTCCTCATAACTCAACTGACGGTGTTGTTTGAGCAGGGCGCAACGCAGCACGGCCTCCGCCGGCAGGCCCTCGCGGCCGGTCTCCTTGACGCCGTGGCGGCGCAGGTCCTGCGCTACCAGCCCGAGCAGATCACGATGCTCATCCAGCCATTGCGACATGGCTTTCAGCTCGCGGCCGATCTCGTGTTCGGCGAAAAGATCGAATATATTGGCTTGGACGGTGCGTTCTTGGCGCATTGTCGGCTCCGGCGGTTGCGGGTTTGTCTTTAGAATCAATGGCTTGATCTAAAGTATACCTGAAACCGCCGGGCTTTGCCCGTCGCAATATCGCTATTCCTCCAATAATTTCAGTGGTTTACCGTTTGTGGACGGGCACTAGCTAGTTCAGCCGCTTCGAGGGTGAAATCGCCATTCGCATGTGATGAGACAAACATCAGGCCCGGATACTTCTTTTCTGAGTTAGGTGTTTTAGCATTTCCGTCGGGATCTGGTCGAATCCTTCAACATCAAACACAACTGGTGCTCCCGCTTGGGCTGTAGGTGCCGCTTGCGACCGGATGACCGGGCATATCGGGAGGAATGGATACTGGCTGCTCGTCCGCTCGCCCGACATGCTTGGCGTAGTCGGAAATCGGGCGGGGGCGGCCCACCAGGTAGCCCTGCACTTGATCGCACAACTCACGGGTCAAGAACGCCAGTTGATCCGTTGTTTCCACGCCTTCGGCGATAATCGGCAGATCCAGTCCGCGCCCAAGTCCGATCACGGCTCGTATGATCGCCGAAGACTGGGAAAGCCCTATGTTGCGTACAAAAGACTGGTCAATCTTGATCTTATCGAACGGAAAGGACTGCAGATAGGATAGCGACGAATAACCGGTTCCGAAATCATCCATGGCGATGCGTACGCCCAGCGCCTTGAGGTGCCCCAACGTGGAAATGGCCCGTTCATGATCATCAATCAGCACGCCTTCGGTGATCTCAAGCTCCAACCGTTCGGGCTCAAGTCCGGTTTCAATCAGCACTGACTTTACAAGCCCGGTCAGATCGCCATGCTTAAATTGCACCGGAGAGAGGTTGACGGCGACCGAAAGCCTTCGCGGCCACGAGGCCGCCTCACGACAAGCCTCCCGCAACACCCACGCGCCAATCTCGATCATCAGACTGCTCTCTTCTGCAATCGGAATAAAGACGGACGGCGGGATATTGCCTTGGCTCGGATGATTCCACCGCAGCAAGGCTTCAAAACCAGTGACGTCCCCGCCGATGTTAGCCTGTGGTTGATAAAAGACCGACAATTGTCGCTGCGAAATTGCAGCCTGCAGGTCACGCTGCAATGCTCTCCGTTCTCGCAGCCACTTATCCATTTGCGGTTCGAAAAACCGGGCGACGCCTCGTGCGTCAGCTTTCGCGCGATAGAGAGCGGCGTCGGCGTTGCCCATGAGGTCGGCGGCACTGTCCCCATCGGCTGGATAGACTGCTACGCCAAGGCTCGTCCCCATTCGGATCCGGGTCCCGTCGATTTCGGCGTCCTCGCTCAGCGCGGAGATAATCAGGTCGGCGAGCTGCGCTATGGAATTGGCATCGGCTTCAACCAAGACCATGAACTCGTCACCGCCCAAGCGTGCGACGAAGGCACCCTGCGCGACCGCGCTCAGACGTTTGGCTGCCAGGCATAAAACCAGGTCTCCGACATTGTGGCCGAAGACGTCGTTGACCTCCTTGAAACGATCCAGGTCGAGGCACAGCACCGCAAACGGCGATCCTTGCGTCCGGTGCTGTTCGAGCATCGCGTCGAGTTTCTGCTTCAGTGCGGCACGGTTGGGCAGATCGGTTAGCGGATCATGCAGCGCCAGATGCGCTATTTTGCGTTCGGCGGTTCGGTGCTCGGTGATATCCTCGTGGGTAGAAACCCATCCACCATCGGATGTTCTTTCGTGGTGAACGCGAATGACCTTGCCCGACTTCAGCTCCATCGACCAGTCCTGGGACGATGAACTGGAATTGATCGAGTCGCACCAGGCCAGATACTCGTCGGACGCCACGGCGGGACAAGCGCCGACGGAATAGCGCAGCTCGGTTATATCGCTTAAAGTCATTCCAGGCCGGATTATCTCCGGAGCAAGGCCATACACCTTGGCATAACGGCGATTGGACAGTACCAACCGCTGGTCAGCGTCGAACAAGCAGGCACCCTGACCTATACTTTCCAGTATGGTGGTGAATTGCATATTGCACTGGTCAAGCTGTTTCTGGGTCCGCAGCAACTCGATACGGACCTTTATACGCGCGACTAGTTCTTCCAAGAGGATAGGTTTGACGACACAGTCCACCGCGCCGGCGGCGAATGCCGGTGCCCTGTCGGCGGCTGCCGAGACGAGATGAATCGCTGGAATGCCTTCAATCGCCTTGCGACGCTTTCCATCTCCCAGGAATGCGTCGGAGACGCCGCTATCTAGCAATAGGAGGTCCGGCTTGAGCAATCGCGCCTGTTGCTCGAAGGTCCGGTAATCTGGCGAGCAAACGCATGACCATCCTAATTCTCGAAGTCTGACGGCGACGGGCGCCGCCTCCTCAAAGTTGCCGGCGAGAATAATCAGGGGTTGCGAGGAACGAATAGGGCTGGCGGACTTAATCAAGGCGATGCTCCTCTTGCACTTATCGAATGACGCCGAGTCGCCGGACCATCTGCCCATTCCACGATACAACGCACGATCTGGTTGCGAAACAGTATACACTAAAAAATTGTCGCGCTTCGACCCTTAGTCGAGTTTTGATAAAATTTTCGACTGATGCGATAGTAAAAATGGTGCCGCTCGGGCTCACCGAGTCGTCCGAACCCTCAGCATCTCTGCTTGCGGGCAATGATTTGGCCACCTTCTTGCCGAACCCAGCTATGCGGGCACAATTGGGCCAGGTGTCCTTTCTGGATGTCGGTTGCGCCTTCGAGGAGCTCCTCTGGCATCATTAGCTATAGGCAAATCCCTGCTGAACGGTGGGCCTTGTTACGCGCAGGCGTGCGGGGGCACATGCCGTCGGGCTCGTTGGGGACCGGAGACAAGCCGGAGGCGTCCTATGACGTCTATGCGATCCCCTCGGGGACCGGCGCGCCATACGTGTTCATGGTCCTGACCTTCGGTGCCACAGAGAGCAGCCGCGCCGCCCGGCGATCGATCTCGGCCGCAGAGCGCAACGCGGCGTCGACGGCATCGACCAGCGCCAAGCAGATTGCTTTAGGATACGCCGGCTCGCCCGATCGTGCCGTCCAGCGGTCCAGGTACATGACCCTTTGAGACCATGGCGCAAATGAGCGATGATCCGCAAATCAGTCTACCCGCTGTGGCACGCTGATATCCCTTCGGCTCCAAGTCGGAAAAGCACGGCCATCAGCCGAGACCTACACCACTTCCATGGACACGATCCATGACGGACCAGTCCATTTTCATAACAATCCATCGAGGGGTCTGCCGCAATAATGCGGAAGGACACGGCCTATGCCGATGCAACAACGGTTGGCTGGCTGCCGGATGAAATACCGGAACGCCTTGCTTCCGTCCGCAACCTGCGGGAATGGAGCTTCGCTATCAATGCCGCGATAAAATGGCCGGCTGGTCACATTGTTCTGGTCTGCGCTCCAGGAAACGAGACACTGGTCGCATTTGTTTTGCCAAATCAGATCACGAATGTTTCCAGCCGCACTCGACGCGGCGCAGAGAAAAGACTTGTCTCTTACCGTTTCGCAGTTCTGCCATATATTTCAAAATATGAGAGTCCGGCGGACGATTGTGTGGCGTTTGGAGCTTTGGCGGTGGATGCCGTCAATCCTTGCTTTGCTGCTGACGTTGTTCTCGGCTTTGGGCCTGGCGACGCCCGCATCCGAAGCTGAGCGTGTCGCTATAGTCCTGAAGATGAACGGGGCGATTGGCCCGGCGACGGCCGACTATGTAAGACGCGGCCTTCAACGGGCCAACGAACGTGGCGCCAGCCTGGTTGTCCTGCAGATCGACACGCCCGGCGGTCTCGACACGTCGATGCGCGACATCATTCGTGCGATCCTTGCCTCCTCGATACCGGTCGCGAGTTTCGTTGCACCCAGCGGAGCACGAGCCGCCAGCGCCGGCACCTATATTCTTTACGCAAGCCATATCGCGGCAATGGCACCGGGCACCAATCTGGGTGCGGCGACGCCGATCGCACTTGGCGGCCGACCATCCGATGGTGACCGGAACGACAGCCCTGATACGACCGGCAAGCAGCGGCAAGTACCGCGCGATGCCGGCGAGGCGAAGGCGATCAACGATGCGGTGGCCTATATCCGCGGACTTGCGGAACTGCGCAATCGCAACGCCGACTG contains the following coding sequences:
- a CDS encoding ISNCY family transposase, yielding MRQERTVQANIFDLFAEHEIGRELKAMSQWLDEHRDLLGLVAQDLRRHGVKETGREGLPAEAVLRCALLKQHRQLSYEELAFHLEDSASFRAFARLPWGWNPKKSVLHKTISAIRAGTFEAINRVLLTSARQDKVERGKVVRIDSTVTSALMHEPSDSSLLWDCVRVMVRLLQQAASLGSAISWHDHCRAAKKRSRAIQFTRGRPKRVQHYRALLRITRTTLSYLEQAAAQLPLAAGPAVELWQAQLRHYKPLIERIIAQTERRVLAGEAVPAGDKLVSLFEPHADIIVKGSRDVEYGHKINLTTGTSGLILDLVVETGNPADSERLLPMLERHIGIWGEAPRQAAADGGYASRDNLSRAKAWGICDMAFHKKCGLRIEDMVKSRWVYRKLRNFRAGIEAGISCLKRAYGLGRCTWRGLDHFKAYVWSSVVAYNLALFARLRPT
- a CDS encoding putative bifunctional diguanylate cyclase/phosphodiesterase gives rise to the protein MQFTTILESIGQGACLFDADQRLVLSNRRYAKVYGLAPEIIRPGMTLSDITELRYSVGACPAVASDEYLAWCDSINSSSSSQDWSMELKSGKVIRVHHERTSDGGWVSTHEDITEHRTAERKIAHLALHDPLTDLPNRAALKQKLDAMLEQHRTQGSPFAVLCLDLDRFKEVNDVFGHNVGDLVLCLAAKRLSAVAQGAFVARLGGDEFMVLVEADANSIAQLADLIISALSEDAEIDGTRIRMGTSLGVAVYPADGDSAADLMGNADAALYRAKADARGVARFFEPQMDKWLRERRALQRDLQAAISQRQLSVFYQPQANIGGDVTGFEALLRWNHPSQGNIPPSVFIPIAEESSLMIEIGAWVLREACREAASWPRRLSVAVNLSPVQFKHGDLTGLVKSVLIETGLEPERLELEITEGVLIDDHERAISTLGHLKALGVRIAMDDFGTGYSSLSYLQSFPFDKIKIDQSFVRNIGLSQSSAIIRAVIGLGRGLDLPIIAEGVETTDQLAFLTRELCDQVQGYLVGRPRPISDYAKHVGRADEQPVSIPPDMPGHPVASGTYSPSGSTSCV